Proteins encoded by one window of Pseudomonadota bacterium:
- a CDS encoding thioesterase family protein, whose protein sequence is MDGSFFTTEDNRWFTPTSHSRGPWHVDHCHAGPPTALAVRALEQALPTQRLTRITVDLLRPIPHAGFSVDAEVQRAGRGVSRAVCRLRDADGREVTTVSGLYMIESKPQTLPTQHDAIPGPECAAPGGFPIAVPLHTEPTFVGGVEVRYPDGEGPAPGPTTVWMRTVPILPDETPSPFQRICPLGDCGNAFGRNANATDISFVNPDLTIVLHRDPEGEWLGMRAIGFWEANGIGTSDAALYDRHGCVGRAMQTLFIRPS, encoded by the coding sequence GTGGATGGCAGTTTTTTCACCACCGAAGACAACCGGTGGTTCACCCCGACGTCGCACAGCCGTGGCCCGTGGCACGTCGACCATTGCCACGCTGGGCCGCCGACGGCGCTGGCGGTGCGGGCGTTGGAGCAGGCCTTGCCAACGCAACGGCTGACCCGGATCACGGTCGACTTGTTGCGGCCCATCCCGCACGCCGGCTTCTCGGTCGACGCGGAGGTCCAGCGGGCCGGGCGCGGTGTGTCGCGAGCGGTCTGCCGTCTGCGAGATGCAGACGGCCGTGAGGTCACGACTGTGTCGGGCTTGTATATGATCGAGTCCAAGCCGCAGACGCTGCCGACCCAGCACGACGCGATTCCCGGTCCGGAGTGCGCTGCACCCGGCGGCTTTCCGATTGCCGTTCCGCTGCACACCGAACCGACCTTCGTCGGCGGGGTGGAAGTGCGGTACCCGGATGGCGAAGGTCCCGCACCGGGCCCGACCACGGTCTGGATGCGCACGGTGCCGATCCTGCCCGACGAAACGCCGTCGCCGTTTCAGCGCATCTGCCCGCTCGGAGACTGCGGCAACGCGTTCGGCCGCAACGCCAACGCCACCGACATCAGCTTCGTCAACCCGGACTTGACCATCGTCTTGCACCGCGACCCGGAGGGCGAGTGGCTCGGCATGCGCGCGATCGGGTTCTGGGAGGCCAACGGCATCGGCACGTCGGACGCGGCCCTATACGACCGACACGGCTGTGTCGGCCGCGCGATGCAGACGCTGTTCATCCGGCCGAGCTGA
- a CDS encoding aminotransferase class I/II-fold pyridoxal phosphate-dependent enzyme, with amino-acid sequence TPCFQYPAGHGLAPARRGVLLARAADAGTAVFEDDYDSEFRDDSQPRPALASAAASQGATVLHAGTFSKLMFPAVRLGWIVLPAGHLPAAMGVMRSLGGGHNAVQQRAVASLLDDGTVARHLVRARAEYGRRRRALIYTLAHSPLRCVTAVAA; translated from the coding sequence CGACGCCGTGTTTCCAGTACCCCGCGGGGCACGGCCTCGCACCCGCGCGCCGAGGCGTCCTGCTGGCGCGTGCCGCCGACGCCGGCACGGCGGTGTTCGAGGACGACTACGACAGCGAGTTTCGCGACGACAGTCAACCCCGGCCGGCGCTGGCCAGTGCGGCGGCGTCGCAGGGTGCGACCGTGTTGCACGCCGGCACCTTCTCGAAACTCATGTTTCCCGCGGTTCGGCTCGGCTGGATAGTGCTGCCCGCCGGACACCTGCCGGCCGCCATGGGGGTGATGCGCAGCCTCGGGGGGGGCCACAACGCGGTGCAACAGCGCGCCGTCGCGTCGCTGCTCGATGACGGCACCGTGGCACGGCACCTGGTGCGGGCGCGCGCCGAGTACGGTCGTCGACGTCGCGCGTTGATCTACACGCTGGCCCACAGTCCGCTGCGGTGCGTGACGGCAGTGGCGGCCTGA